The nucleotide window GCGAAACCGTTCTGACGTGGCCGCCGCGCGTGAATTTTTGAAAGATTCTCAAGTTAAGATCATTGCAAAAATTGAGAACCAGGAAGGCGTCGATAATATTGATGAGATTATCGACGTCGTTGACGGGGTGATGGTCGCTCGCGGCGACTTGGGCGTTGAACTCGCGGCGGAAGAAGTGCCGATCGTCCAAAAGCGCTTAATCAAAAAATGCAATCGCGCCGGGAAACTCGTGATTACAGCAACGCAAATGCTGCAATCAATGGTCCGGCAGCCGCGCCCAACGCGTGCGGAAATCTCAGACGTGGCCAACGCGATTTTAGACGGGTCGGATGTGGTCATGCTGAGCGGCGAGACCGCAACCGGAGATTATCCCGTTGAGGCGGTGGAAATGATGAACCGAATTGCGCTCTATTCGGAGCAGTTCGTCGTTTCGGAACCGTTTTATTCAAAGACGGCGGAAGTGGAACGCGCGATTTGCGATTCGATCAAAAGCCTTTGTGAAACCGCCGGGGTTACCAAAATTGTTTCGGTAACCCGGCGAGGCTTCACGGCAAAAATGATTTCGCGTCTGCGTTTGAAGCAAGAGATTCTCGCGCTGACTTCCAGCGAAGAGGCCTTTCGCGAGTTGCACATGTATTATGGCGTGTCGCCGGTGATGTGCGCCAATATTGCCTTCTCAATCCGAACCATTACAGCGGGCTTGTATTTGTATGGAAAAGGTTGGATCCAAGAAGACGACCTGGTCCTCTATGCGTCCGCTGAATATCACCCACGCGACCGCCGCACCAATACGCTCCAGATTATCCGCATGAAAGATTTGATGGCCTACCATGATGAGTTTGAAAATGATCTGCCGCTAAAGATTGCTGAAATCGATCATCCCCAAAAAACCAAATAGCGATTGGTTCTCAAGCATAATAAATCGCTGTCTCGCGTCATACTCTGCTTGGCCTCAAACCTGCATCACCTACAATAATGCTTTATTGGCTGCACCTATCATCTATATCTATAAATTAAGGACGCGCTCATGGAATGGCTGCACTCATTTACACCGGATTTTTTTGAACCTTATTTACTGCCGGTTTTCATTTTTTTAGCACGGATCACTGATGTGACGATTGGGACATTGCGCATCGTGTTTTTGACGCAAGGCAGAAAAAAATTGGCAACGCTGCTGGGGCTGGCGGAAGTCACCGTTTGGTTGTTGGCGGTGAGTTCGGTCATTCAAAACGTATCCGGGCCGCTTAATTTTATTGCGTACGTCGCCGGGTATTCAACCGGCAGTTATTTAGGAATGACGATTGTCGAACGCTTAGCGCTTGGTAATATCATTCTCCGTCTGGTGACGCGCAAAGACGCGACCGCGCTAATCGACCATTTGTATCGGCATAATTATGGCTTGACTGTTGTGGATGCAACCGGACGTGAAGGGCATGTGCAAATTTTATTTATGGTGATTAAGCGCCGCGAATTAGATGAGATGGTA belongs to Candidatus Hinthialibacter antarcticus and includes:
- the pyk gene encoding pyruvate kinase, with translation MNDEISSVLSNSGGSSSQTKSTKCTKVLCTIGPASQAPETVKQLIDAGMNAARINTSHGEFEQYRTIIQTIRGIANIPIVMDTQGPKIRLRMASDVQLDVGDEIVAGFTPQDEAFLDAPVYEYLQEGDRAMIDDGAFEAIIVNKSDNHVRLKFSNGGFLVGGKAVNFPNRPLPLDPLTEKDKKSLVFATENGVDFIALSFTRNRSDVAAAREFLKDSQVKIIAKIENQEGVDNIDEIIDVVDGVMVARGDLGVELAAEEVPIVQKRLIKKCNRAGKLVITATQMLQSMVRQPRPTRAEISDVANAILDGSDVVMLSGETATGDYPVEAVEMMNRIALYSEQFVVSEPFYSKTAEVERAICDSIKSLCETAGVTKIVSVTRRGFTAKMISRLRLKQEILALTSSEEAFRELHMYYGVSPVMCANIAFSIRTITAGLYLYGKGWIQEDDLVLYASAEYHPRDRRTNTLQIIRMKDLMAYHDEFENDLPLKIAEIDHPQKTK
- a CDS encoding DUF2179 domain-containing protein — translated: MEWLHSFTPDFFEPYLLPVFIFLARITDVTIGTLRIVFLTQGRKKLATLLGLAEVTVWLLAVSSVIQNVSGPLNFIAYVAGYSTGSYLGMTIVERLALGNIILRLVTRKDATALIDHLYRHNYGLTVVDATGREGHVQILFMVIKRRELDEMVQIIHQYNPNAFFSIEDVQRVHDGSLPYVGAPVMRR